Genomic window (Culex pipiens pallens isolate TS chromosome 3, TS_CPP_V2, whole genome shotgun sequence):
caaaaatggagggggtggtccaattttgatgaattcggaatttttgcatgttttgatagtctcaacagctctgccaaatttgagcagaatcggagatgataattttcaaatggtgttccgcttcaggtggaatgacccatatatttaTACTATAgcacagctaaaaaaaaatatatcttgaaaataactttttcaaatttttctatttgattttttgttgcatttttttaattattttaatttctctTTTCAGGTAAGGACtcaatttaaatcaatactTATTGAAGATAAGTAAGGTACTTTTGTCATATTGttgttatatataaaaatacttcaaacatTCAGTCGTAactgaaattctttttttccaatttaaaacGTCATTCCACTCTCTCAACCCAATCCAAGGTCATGATCAAATCTGACCTGAATAGTTTGGCTCTCAAAATCACACCCTCACGACTTCGGGGGACAACTCATTAAACGCCACTTTAACTGAAACAGTCAAGTCGCGGACCTAGACCGCGACGATTTAATCACGCCGGGCTTGGTAATTTAATTAACATTCCGACTCGTTGTCAGCCTTTCAACGCCCACGCACTTTGCCGGCGGCAAAACGCGTCAGAAACTGCACACAGATTCCCAGACCCAGACACAGTTCTCACGCGGTGTTGAGTAACTTTTGCAGATCGGTGACGAgaagcgaagaaaaaaaaacaacaagtaGGCTTTGTTTTGATTCGGAACCGTGACAGACGGCGGCGGCTTCGCCGGTTCATGGTTGACCAAAGAGGGTCACAGTAGGCGAAGTTAATGCGAAGCTCTTCAAGTGAATTCCAACCTCCAAAACTCGAATCGATGGTCACATGGTCAATATCAATGTCACCAAACTTATCTTATCACTGTGTATTTTCTGCTTTGTTCTTTTCATTATCAAACTACAACTGCAGCAATTCGTgacatttttcaagttcactCATCAAAGTGCTAGAAATGGAAAGTTCGTTTCGGTGGCCACTGAAGTTATCATCAGCCACGGTCAATTTCGTAATGAACAGTTTCACCGAGCTCGGACCGTCAACGAACTGATAAGGGACACCCGCAAGTCTACAAACTCGATGATGATAAGAGTTCCGGTGGATTCCCACTTAAACAGGCGAAATTTAAGAGATTTGAATAACAAACTTTTGATTAATTCCTTTTAAAACGCACACATTCAAACGTTTGTGATTGTTTTTATTGACAAATTTATTATGATTTTCCTGACGTTTAAGGCCAAATACGATGCAAAAGGTCAAAACCATCATCCAAATCTTCGACAAATAAGATTCCTTGGCGACAATCGAGTAGAAATGTAAAGCTTTATGTAACAAAACTCAAATAATCTCCAAGATAAACCCCCTTTATTTGCGCACATGTCGTCGTCGCCATctctgctgttgctgttgttatCGTGTGAATGACTCTATTGCAGGGTCGTCATAACGGCGCGGGTTTTTTGTTGCCATCTTTTGTCTTTTATCGCGTCGATATCGGCTCTTGATTAGAAGGTGGTAAAAGTGTGGAGTGCGCTCACAACAAAGCAAATCATTAGCAGTGGAGAGGATCAATGAGCTGGTTGGGTGAGCCACACCATATGGAACTTTGCGTGGAGGGTTTAGTCATCTGTGTTTACGCATTCGATTGCACAAAGAGAGAAGACTATGAAGATAGCTTGATTGCTTGGTAGATGTCTTTATTTTGGCCCTACAGAGCAATAATTTCTGTATACGGTTGAATATttgtaattatttaattttgaattacacagaaaaaataaaacaatagctcaactaaattgaaaaatatcattATCATCGATAAACAAACACCACGCAAATATTGTCATTGTTAAATGCCAATCCACGATTATTTTCATTGGTGATTATTAACGGTAATCCACCAACACACTCAaatcagctgaaaaaaaaaactatctgcTTAAAACACCTATTctcttatggcctatctacaataacttaacttagaaaatttcacttagcttaggagtttgaatcaatggaaatgaatctgatcttctacaatgaaaaggaataaaattagaaacttgacgtatggtttggaaaatttcaaaatctacggtaagttgacgtttccatatcaaaggtaaacaaacaactgcatagcaacgtatatcagcccagcaaattttctaagttgattgtggatgacggccgtaagttgtgtacattttctaagttttactttacttaactattttaagctaagtgattgtagataggccattactttaaattttagttttttttgtttttcattattaGGTTTGtctgacagattttttttaaattataaaattactaTACAGCTATTTTGGTTTACAATTGTATGTATTacattcataaaattataaaatataagaattcgaaaatatttatagaatCTTGTGTTCTTTctataaactatttttgtaatttctccAATCATGTAATATTTTGGTGAATTTGTCCATTATTTTGTacgtaaactgtttttttattagTTATAGTTAGTAAGTCAACAAATGTGactattttttatcattgaggccgttgcaaatattttttgaagtttatggcTCTGACCAAAGCGGAGGGgggcaacaaaataaaaaatataaaaattgaaattacaagcctaaaatgaattaaaaacataatttgtattggaatatttttttttaggttgagGTTCagcattctgattttttttttaatgggcaAATAATGGAACTTtcgttttgattgcaaaattgtttcaattaaataaaaagtaaggaaaagttttatttgatctattgccagtttttttaaatcaatgtttgaaaaaatattttgtttaatttttttgcctgttttggatttttctgaaaaattgcttttttttaattggttttatttacatatgagcagttctctaggatttcggtcattcgatttttttgtattttttaatccgactgaaacttttttggtgccttcggtatgcccaaagaagccattttgcatcactagtttgtccatataattttccatacaaatttcgcagctgtccatacaaaaatgatgtatgaaaattcaaaaatctgtatcttttgaaggaattttttaatcgatttggtgtcttcggcaaagttgtaggtatggatacggactacactggaaaaaaatgatacacggtaaaaaaaatttggtgattttttttatttaactttttatcactaaaacttgatttgaaaaaaacactatttttaattttttttattttttgatatgttttagaggaccaactttttagaaatttccaggttgtgcaaaaaatcattgaccgagttatgaattttttaatcaatacttattttttcaaaaaatggaaatattggtcgcaaaattttttcaacttcatttttcgatgtaaaatcaaattcgcAATCAAGaaatactttagtaaaattttgataaagtgcaccctttccaagttatagccatttttaagtaacttttttgaaaatagtcgcagtttttcatttttttaaattagtgcacatgtttgcacacttttgaaaaaaatattttgaaaagctgagaaaattctctatattttgcttctttggactttgttgatacgacctttagttgctgagatattgcaatgcaaaggtttaaaaacaggaaaattgatgttttctaagtctcacccaaacagctcaccattttttaatgtcgatatctcagcaactgatggtccgattttcaatgttaaactatgaaacatttgtgaaattttccgatcttttcgaaaacattattttcaaaattttcaaatcaagactaacatttcaaaagggccaaaaattcaatattacgcccttttaaaatgttagtcttgattttgaaattttgaaaataatgttttcaaaaagatcggaaaatttcacaaatgtttcatatattaacattgaatatcggaccattagttgctgagatatcgacattaaaaaatggtgggctggttgggtgagacttaaaaaacatcaattttcctgtttttaaacctttgcattgcaatatctcagcaactaaaggtcgtatcaactaagtccgaagaagcaaaatatagagaattttctcagcttttcaaaaatattttttcctaaagtgtgcaaacatgtgcactaattaaaaaaaaatgaaaaactgcgactattttcaaaaaagtcacctaaatatggatttaacttgaaaacgatgcactttatcaaaattttactaaagtactttttgactgcaaatttgattttacatcgaaaaatgaagttgaaaaaattttgcgaccaatatttcgattttttttaaaaatcagtattgattaaaaaattcataactcggtcaaagattttttgcacaacctggaaatttctgaaaagttggcattttatgtcctctaaaacatatcaaaaaataaaaaaaaataaaaatagtgtttttttgcaaatcaaattttagtgataaaaagttaaataaaaaaatcatcaaattttttttaccgtgtatcatttttttccagtgtagtccgtatccatacctacaactttgccgaagacaccaaatcgataaaaaaaatccttcaaaagatacagatttttgaattttcatacatcatttctgtatggacagctgccaaatttgtatggaaaattaaatggacaaactaatgatgcaaaatggcttctttgggcataccgaaggcaccaaaaaagtttcagtcggattaaaaaatacaaaaattaaaattgaagataaaagaccgatttcgtagagaactgctcatatgaaacacaatagcttctaggatatttaaaaaaaatactctagaaaTATGGTTTTCTTTAGGAAATCAATCTATAACGacaaaaaattatttagaaaataagcaaatttgtaTCTGTGTTTAAGTTAATTCTACCGTGTGGGTCGGAAATAGGTACTAGAACCAAAATAGGTAAAAAACTACACGcagaaaatgttttgtagaatcagcctgtacgaggtttgaatcaacaaattttttgtggAATATAGTCAACAAaaaattgcgttgaaacaaacatttattttctcaattccacaaaagtcttttgttgttttgaaaaagctgctttgacgtttagcgttgattcaacaaaaatcttgattttcaaatcaacaaaaagttttgttgattcaaacatgccttatttttctgcgtgtagagaattgctcaatttgtATTGGTTATCTTAAGTTATtgtcttcaaaattgaaaatctatAGTTTCTTTTTTATGCATTTCCTCAAAAATCACAATTCAATCATCGTGCCATTTTTCCAAACGTCTCTGCACAAAACCACCCAAGCCTTGGTGTGACATTTGCTCACACTTTGGGGTGGCGGTTTTCCTCATAGTTGGTTAGTAGCAGCGTATTTCTGACACTTTCAGTTTCACCACCAGTGACGGGCAACGCGACGTGCTTTTTTTTAGCGTTGCATTTTCAAGCACGTGCTCTTTTGCCttcctggtggtggtggtgatggcttTAGCGGGGTGTAATTGAGCAATACGTTTGCCTCGTGGTCACGCAGGTTTGTTTTTAGCGGGTTTGAAACACTTTTCAGGAGAATGGTCTGAACCTTTGTATTACGTTTTTTGGTACATAAATTTAGCTTGAAAGTATAGTTTTTAGTATTAACTTCCtaatctgacaaaaaaaaactagaattgACGAAATTCTACCGCAACATTCCTAACGAATTAACTTCGTATCATTCAAACTTTTACAtaacctagttttttttttgcattctccTGCAGTGCTGCCAATTGTTAGCAAAAACACGCTGTCTGCCGGGAAATGAAACTGAAAACGACCTACTTTGCGCCATGGAGCATACCGTGGAACGACTGCAGGCCAAAACGGGATGAAAGCTCCCGCTTCTAGGGTAGACGGTCCAATTTTTGACTTATTTTTGAGGTTACTTCCGCCGTGAAAATTACTCAAATCAATCATAAAAAAGGAAGTTGTCAAATTTGGCAACACTTTTTAACGGTCACTGCCTTCTTAAAACGTCCAGACATTCCGTGCCGCGGACAAAACTGGTCCTCCCGTGAGCAACTCCACAGGGAAGCACACGAAGCTAGAGTAAAACTAGTCTAACTGTACCTTGCACTACTGGGTACAAAATCCAGATCGACGTGTGCAAAACGATTTATTGCCAATGTGCACGCCACCACCGCCATCTGGCTTAGAGAGGTTTGACGTGGAAATATGGCATCTCTGCGGGATAGTTGGCGAAAACATTGGAGGTTTTCAGCAATTTGTACCGATAGTGCAAAATTGAGTAGTTAAAAAAGTGTGTTGCTCTCGATATGTGTTATCTCTTTTGCACCACTCGGTGGAAGTACTCACTCTCTCTGGTTGTTTTGGTTGTGTTTATTTTGCGCTCCAGGGACCCGGACAAAACGGTACAGTGGAATTGATTGTAGAAACAATgaatttacaatgttttttgttgttaataTATTATTTACTGTTAAATCATTGTAACACCCTGGGATAATGTAACAATCAAAACTGATGGTTTAACAGTAGATTTTATTGTAACAACATATTGCTATGTAAAAACGATGTCATGAAGGGTTATTTAATCTGATACAGTATGGGACACTTGGCACAAGAGAAAGCtgcaaattgaacaaaaaaaactggttcAGACGAAAGCaattgaacaattttattttttaatacattaaTTTTACGTTATATTAATCCTTATATGGCACAAAATCTACCTTGCAGACATACAACGTATCGTCTCTTTTAAttcttacacatttttttaagctaCTATTAATCTTGACCATCTTTAATCTACGAGATGCAACAGTTCCACTAGCAAAACAATCATTGATGTGATTAATTGCTATTGGTATGTAAACGAAAAATACGTTCGTGTTTTTAGTGAGAATTTGTCTGATAATACCGAAAATGGTATGCCCATCATCCACTATTGAGAAAGTAGAATCACATCTAAACCGTTCAGATTCATTTGGCCATTTCCGATCTGGCTTGAAGAGATATTTACCGGTAATAAaattgttctgaatgaaaaataaattgtctGCATAATCATGTTCAATAGTCTCCAAAAGTTCAATGGgacattttccaacaatggtGCTAATTTGAGGCTTACTATCTAATGATTTACAAAAACTTACTACTTTTTGTTGTACTAGTTCAAACATTGGTGAATAAAAACGTTCGTGATATAAATTACATCGCATTGTGACCTGCAAAATTGGGCTGTTAGGACctttaacaaattttttgagCACTCCATTTAAATCCTCGAAGTTAAACAAAGAGAATGCCCAAAGGGGACCAAAATTACGTACACAGTTAGATAAATGCAGCAGGAGATGGACATTGTAGTTCATGTGTTGTTCTccataaaacatttcaaattgtttaacaAATTGGCTTAGTTGTGCTTCACATTCTCCAATTACTTGTGAATTTAATGGCCCACACAACATAGTTTTGATTGTAGTTGAAAGAGTACAAAAatggtcgtaaaatttttgcGGTAAAACGTTCAACAAGCAAATTGGACCGTATAAAAGTAGCCAAGCTTGCCACTCATTGCCTTTCCATGAGTTTCGATCGGAGAATTTACGGGCATTTCTTGATGATTCATGAAATGAATACGTTGAATCTAGAACATTATCAATCTGTGCCACGTGCGCTCTGATGTAATAATCGCTGCCCACTCCATCCACCCACAACTTGGCCATTAATTTGCATACTCCAAGGAGCACACAATGAAGATAATCAACCGGACAGCCTTCAACAATATCAAAATCTTGTATCGAAACAAGTGGTGATATCCCTTTAAATCCGTTTACAGGTTCACCTCGCTGGTTGGACAATGCCATGGCTTTCAGTACATCTATGTTGGTTCGCGGCCTAACGTTCTCTAAATATTTGTATCGCACTTGCTTTGTTTCTACAAGAGAACCTGGATGAGTACAAAAGCTGCAAGCTTCATAACCGTTATATTGTTTCAGCTGCTGAATTTTACATCTAGCCACACTATCAACGCAGCAACAAACCGTCGAAACAGAACACTTGGTATGTTCGTTTAGCTGCACACCATTTTCcgacaatttttgtatttgggCTAGAAACGGCGTTAAGAAAACGTTCAAATCTGGTT
Coding sequences:
- the LOC120420472 gene encoding uncharacterized protein LOC120420472 isoform X2; this translates as MRNSRNYSLYHKVRGVPYSRNPKPISRSAGSSPSTTERVTVSGVGLRAGVSGEGNGSSSSNDEIAGPSRADVFGKDNGSSSVPNQEIAGQPRTGVSGEDNESSSSNDEIAGPSRAGVSGEDNGSSSFPNHETAGPSWAGVFGSMSPGNEFLDTGDDFNDQGNATDYDHEGDETDSNAEFGPDDFFEHSEEDSMFEEGEKLNPNLNITKNEVILMLMNIFMRHNLTNRAMEDLLRMLNIIFGRKSLPESFSSFLALCSSQDYHRHYVGDNCKLYQGENVAESCSNCCNTKKSFFISFDWESNLKRILAKHWELIVNHRQSSNEENDIKDIVDGKIIKNVTQQTRSNATDISLSFNTDGVAVFNSNTRKSLWPIIVTINELPPDLRFSRRNTIVAGLWLSREEPDLNVFLTPFLAQIQKLSENGVQLNEHTKCSVSTVCCCVDSVARCKIQQLKQYNGYEACSFCTHPGSLVETKQVRYKYLENVRPRTNIDVLKAMALSNQRGEPVNGFKGISPLVSIQDFDIVEGCPVDYLHCVLLGVCKLMAKLWVDGVGSDYYIRAHVAQIDNVLDSTYSFHESSRNARKFSDRNSWKGNEWQAWLLLYGPICLLNVLPQKFYDHFCTLSTTIKTMLCGPLNSQVIGECEAQLSQFVKQFEMFYGEQHMNYNVHLLLHLSNCVRNFGPLWAFSLFNFEDLNGVLKKFVKGPNSPILQVTMRCNLYHERFYSPMFELVQQKVVSFCKSLDSKPQISTIVGKCPIELLETIEHDYADNLFFIQNNFITGKYLFKPDRKWPNESERFRCDSTFSIVDDGHTIFGIIRQILTKNTNVFFVYIPIAINHINDCFASGTVASRRLKMVKINSSLKKCVRIKRDDTLYVCKVDFVPYKD
- the LOC120420472 gene encoding uncharacterized protein LOC120420472 isoform X1 — translated: MRNSRNYSLYHKVRGVPYSRNPKPISRSAGSSPSTTERVTVSGVGLRAGVSGEGNGSSSSNDELLFQIAGPSRADVFGKDNGSSSVPNQEIAGQPRTGVSGEDNESSSSNDEIAGPSRAGVSGEDNGSSSFPNHETAGPSWAGVFGSMSPGNEFLDTGDDFNDQGNATDYDHEGDETDSNAEFGPDDFFEHSEEDSMFEEGEKLNPNLNITKNEVILMLMNIFMRHNLTNRAMEDLLRMLNIIFGRKSLPESFSSFLALCSSQDYHRHYVGDNCKLYQGENVAESCSNCCNTKKSFFISFDWESNLKRILAKHWELIVNHRQSSNEENDIKDIVDGKIIKNVTQQTRSNATDISLSFNTDGVAVFNSNTRKSLWPIIVTINELPPDLRFSRRNTIVAGLWLSREEPDLNVFLTPFLAQIQKLSENGVQLNEHTKCSVSTVCCCVDSVARCKIQQLKQYNGYEACSFCTHPGSLVETKQVRYKYLENVRPRTNIDVLKAMALSNQRGEPVNGFKGISPLVSIQDFDIVEGCPVDYLHCVLLGVCKLMAKLWVDGVGSDYYIRAHVAQIDNVLDSTYSFHESSRNARKFSDRNSWKGNEWQAWLLLYGPICLLNVLPQKFYDHFCTLSTTIKTMLCGPLNSQVIGECEAQLSQFVKQFEMFYGEQHMNYNVHLLLHLSNCVRNFGPLWAFSLFNFEDLNGVLKKFVKGPNSPILQVTMRCNLYHERFYSPMFELVQQKVVSFCKSLDSKPQISTIVGKCPIELLETIEHDYADNLFFIQNNFITGKYLFKPDRKWPNESERFRCDSTFSIVDDGHTIFGIIRQILTKNTNVFFVYIPIAINHINDCFASGTVASRRLKMVKINSSLKKCVRIKRDDTLYVCKVDFVPYKD